A DNA window from Thermococcus sp. 4557 contains the following coding sequences:
- a CDS encoding transglutaminase-like domain-containing protein codes for MQKKTTLLIVGVVVILLTVMIIQKDDHDLLSFKEELTTYKTDPFNPDTDGDGLLDGEEVKIYKTDPLNVDTDRDGLTDAEELKIHHTNPLGQDTDGDGLTDREELQFSTNPLSKDSDNDGLSDFDEITTYSTDPTTPDTDGDGLTDEEEIKVYFTKPAEQDTDGDGLTDMEEVRKYDTDPLDLDTDKDGVNDLQEITKNTDPHKVDTDNDGLTDKEEIFDFGTNPLSNDTDGDALSDLEELTIYNTDPSLPDTDGDGLVDSKELSLKTDPISMDSDKDGLTDGEEVLTYGTDPLKPDSDDDGLIDGEEVVNYKTNPLRADTDGDYLSDSYEIQLGTDPTYDWRNRYDEEAFRAGLSKYFREKLRSITIRFEKYDAPIDRAWAILKWINNTIQYDYTKSGYVDTIIYNWSKLTYAQRERYINLTRIYSPTDTAYYYKRGICTDYAILTAAMLLDSGISPVYLLDINYENSEIGHAAVAIEVEGELFILDQRLPMIPVGNYYWYWLVGNKPKMISNITFYEIKLDKNGEPEITNKWMWDGSEIKEKAYILSEKDLETITEITKQEFLKLYQGYQEDSRLEPLAEQDMRSLKSTGEPSDAYLPSDFTTGWLLWLHDESFWLYYHPITAQKVVEYWIVPIFRNEDWAEKIQQCHRFYLLVDYLELTKTITIPTTIFTTSDGLPIPLSLTINMDIAIPKVILAIEIAS; via the coding sequence ATGCAGAAAAAGACGACTCTCTTGATTGTTGGAGTCGTAGTGATACTACTTACTGTTATGATTATCCAGAAAGACGACCATGACCTTTTGAGCTTTAAGGAAGAACTGACAACATACAAAACAGACCCCTTCAACCCTGATACGGATGGGGATGGGTTGCTAGACGGCGAGGAAGTCAAAATATACAAAACAGATCCCTTAAATGTGGATACAGACAGAGATGGTTTAACTGACGCTGAAGAACTAAAGATACATCACACAAATCCCTTAGGACAGGACACGGATGGTGATGGATTAACGGATAGGGAAGAACTTCAGTTTAGCACTAACCCACTGTCAAAAGACTCTGATAACGATGGGCTCTCTGATTTTGATGAGATAACGACGTACAGCACAGATCCTACTACTCCAGATACAGATGGAGATGGATTAACAGATGAAGAGGAGATTAAAGTTTACTTTACAAAACCCGCAGAACAGGATACAGACGGTGACGGTCTAACCGATATGGAAGAAGTTCGGAAGTATGACACTGACCCACTAGATTTAGATACAGATAAAGATGGAGTAAATGATCTCCAAGAGATAACAAAAAACACAGACCCTCACAAGGTGGATACTGATAATGATGGTTTAACGGACAAAGAGGAGATCTTTGACTTCGGAACTAATCCGTTGTCAAATGATACTGATGGAGACGCGCTCTCTGATTTAGAGGAGTTAACAATATACAACACTGACCCTTCTCTCCCTGATACAGACGGAGATGGCTTAGTCGATTCTAAAGAGCTATCTCTTAAAACAGACCCTATTAGTATGGATAGTGATAAGGACGGTCTTACAGACGGTGAAGAAGTTTTAACGTATGGTACTGATCCATTAAAGCCAGATAGTGATGACGATGGGCTAATAGATGGAGAAGAGGTAGTCAATTATAAAACCAATCCCCTGCGGGCAGATACTGACGGGGACTACTTGTCGGATAGTTATGAAATTCAGTTAGGAACTGATCCGACTTATGACTGGAGAAACAGGTATGATGAAGAGGCGTTTAGGGCAGGCTTGAGCAAGTACTTTAGAGAGAAACTCCGATCAATAACAATCCGTTTTGAAAAGTATGATGCTCCGATAGACAGAGCTTGGGCTATTTTGAAGTGGATTAATAACACTATCCAGTATGATTATACAAAATCTGGCTATGTTGACACTATAATTTACAACTGGTCAAAACTTACTTATGCACAACGGGAACGCTATATCAATCTCACGAGAATTTACTCACCAACTGATACTGCTTACTACTATAAGAGGGGTATTTGTACTGACTATGCAATTCTGACAGCAGCAATGTTGTTGGACTCTGGTATATCACCCGTATATTTATTGGATATCAATTACGAAAACTCCGAGATTGGACACGCTGCAGTAGCAATTGAGGTCGAAGGGGAACTCTTCATTCTAGATCAACGATTGCCCATGATACCTGTGGGTAACTATTATTGGTATTGGCTTGTTGGAAATAAACCAAAGATGATTTCAAACATAACCTTTTATGAAATAAAACTCGACAAGAACGGAGAGCCCGAAATAACAAATAAGTGGATGTGGGATGGATCGGAAATAAAAGAAAAAGCATACATACTAAGTGAAAAGGACCTAGAAACAATTACAGAAATTACAAAGCAGGAATTTTTAAAGCTCTATCAAGGGTATCAAGAAGATTCCAGGTTGGAACCGCTTGCAGAGCAAGATATGAGGTCTTTGAAGTCAACAGGTGAGCCCTCGGATGCGTACCTTCCATCTGACTTTACAACGGGATGGCTACTTTGGTTACATGATGAAAGCTTCTGGCTGTATTACCATCCAATTACAGCTCAGAAAGTAGTGGAATACTGGATAGTGCCAATATTTCGGAATGAAGATTGGGCAGAGAAAATCCAACAATGCCACAGATTCTATTTGCTTGTTGATTATTTAGAACTAACAAAGACAATAACAATACCTACCACCATTTTCACCACGTCCGACGGGTTGCCAATTCCTCTTTCATTAACAATAAACATGGACATTGCAATACCAAAGGTTATATTGGCGATTGAAATTGCAAGTTAA
- a CDS encoding phosphoglycerate kinase: protein MFRLTDFDYHGKTVFLRADLNSPVTDGKIISDARFRAVLPTVIYLLEHGAKLVIGTHQSKPYKGDYITTEGHAEILSGLLGQEVEYVEDIFGKYAREKITALKPGEAIMLENLRFAAEEVKYKPIEDCEKTFFVRKLAPLIDYVVNDAFAATHRSQPSLVGFARLKPMIMGFLMEKEVQALTRAYETQEKPRVYVLGGAKVDDSLRVAENVLRNGRAEVILTGGLVGHVFTLAKGFHLGDSNLEFMERKGLLELVDWAEEILNEFYPYVRTPVDFAVDYRGERVEVDLLSEDKWLFDEHPILDIGSRTVEKYREVLMGAKIIVANGPMGVFEREEFAVGTVGVFRAIGESPAFSIVGGGHSIASIYQHNITGISHVSTGGGAMLSFFAGEKLPVLEAFRESYERFKDLLEG, encoded by the coding sequence ATGTTCAGGCTCACCGACTTTGACTATCACGGAAAAACCGTCTTTCTGAGGGCAGACCTAAATTCGCCGGTCACTGACGGGAAGATAATCAGCGACGCCAGGTTCAGGGCGGTTCTCCCGACGGTAATATACCTCCTCGAGCACGGGGCCAAACTCGTCATAGGGACGCACCAGAGCAAGCCGTACAAGGGGGACTACATCACCACAGAGGGGCACGCCGAGATACTAAGCGGGTTGCTCGGCCAGGAAGTGGAGTACGTGGAGGACATCTTCGGAAAATACGCCCGCGAGAAGATAACGGCGCTGAAACCCGGAGAGGCCATCATGTTAGAGAACCTCCGCTTCGCCGCGGAGGAGGTCAAATACAAGCCGATTGAAGATTGCGAGAAGACGTTTTTCGTGAGAAAACTCGCGCCCCTGATAGATTACGTCGTGAACGATGCCTTCGCGGCGACCCACCGCTCCCAGCCTTCCCTGGTGGGCTTCGCAAGACTGAAGCCCATGATAATGGGTTTCCTCATGGAGAAGGAGGTCCAGGCACTCACAAGGGCATACGAGACCCAGGAGAAGCCCCGTGTTTACGTGCTCGGCGGTGCGAAGGTTGACGACTCCCTCCGCGTGGCTGAGAACGTTCTGAGGAACGGCAGGGCCGAGGTCATACTCACCGGAGGACTGGTCGGTCACGTGTTCACCCTCGCCAAGGGCTTCCACCTCGGCGACTCTAACCTCGAGTTCATGGAGAGGAAGGGCCTTCTCGAACTGGTGGACTGGGCCGAGGAGATACTCAACGAGTTCTACCCCTACGTGAGGACCCCCGTTGATTTTGCCGTCGATTACAGGGGGGAGCGCGTTGAGGTTGACCTGCTGAGCGAGGATAAGTGGCTGTTCGACGAGCACCCGATACTCGACATAGGTTCAAGGACCGTTGAGAAGTACCGCGAGGTGCTCATGGGGGCAAAGATAATAGTCGCCAACGGACCGATGGGAGTCTTTGAGCGCGAGGAGTTCGCGGTGGGCACAGTCGGCGTCTTCAGGGCGATAGGGGAGAGCCCGGCCTTCAGCATAGTCGGGGGAGGACATTCCATAGCCAGCATATACCAGCACAACATAACGGGCATAAGTCACGTCTCCACAGGCGGCGGCGCGATGCTGAGCTTCTTCGCCGGTGAAAAGCTCCCAGTCCTGGAGGCATTCAGGGAGAGCTACGAACGATTTAAAGACCTGCTCGAAGGGTGA
- a CDS encoding restriction endonuclease, with amino-acid sequence MPWTPDLIRLASRETLVGDVIELLKRMGFRDYERVAGRKEWGIDVVAIRDDPIAGTEKVVLAVHSKGLASSRDVNVFADLVNKYRADKGILISPAGFTKDAKVLISREHRGRVVPWDGEKLASLFNNYRMEPPADLVERLKAETETGEEKSPLNEFELDAPLLHDFSPEAVLGKVASFAASKYPVKPEEVKLESISVSLSSAYIFSWSVEGDGEKDKAVVFSEDRIVLRATQDKNLSVPVTKALLNDGSIIHVTEREVEVPLSPSEAVFVLKAVAAKELGVPEGRVTIHERKKVYVPKEARLEVRVGENLASARVDLERGEVTFEMNPLPDDYFVERVRDIVRKQTGEEIGEYELKRTNGKVKVSGKTERFSFEAQFNGYTGRLLGMEALMSDDALNELLRNAYPQGRVINLEKGKKAAIADILLEGGVAVVSVDLTDGSYEEVRRLPSPEDAFENARTVIEGNFPLRDLVMESYRVLEHKYLELVLESADGKAVVKVDGSTGDVLDYLVEVTPERAKEIVSEKYPDFEIKSIEGTETEYTVTAENDRHMVTVRVSRDGKLIEETDRVLRRDLAERMAVEAAKEIDEEAVIRSVTLNENWEVEFAGRTKVGRFVLHRTTGEVLKSDVRFTEMAIKESYLAHVREKYKEERPAVERLVLYEERGYVHIKVAGKETLYYARIDTGTGKIISEDRAPTKGITAKLKQLQLDSKYK; translated from the coding sequence ATGCCGTGGACCCCGGATTTAATAAGGCTGGCATCCAGGGAAACGCTCGTTGGAGACGTAATCGAGCTGCTGAAGAGAATGGGCTTCAGGGACTACGAGAGGGTGGCGGGCAGGAAGGAGTGGGGAATAGACGTCGTGGCGATAAGGGACGACCCCATAGCTGGGACCGAGAAGGTTGTTCTGGCGGTTCATTCCAAGGGGCTGGCCTCTTCGAGGGACGTCAACGTCTTCGCTGACCTGGTGAACAAATACAGGGCGGATAAGGGAATACTGATATCCCCCGCAGGATTCACGAAGGACGCCAAGGTTCTAATATCCAGGGAGCATAGGGGGAGGGTGGTTCCGTGGGACGGCGAGAAGCTCGCCTCCCTGTTCAACAACTACCGGATGGAACCGCCCGCCGATCTTGTGGAGCGGCTTAAGGCCGAGACGGAGACGGGAGAAGAAAAAAGTCCCCTGAATGAGTTCGAGCTCGATGCCCCGCTTCTCCATGACTTTTCACCCGAGGCAGTGCTCGGAAAGGTGGCATCGTTCGCGGCTTCCAAATACCCTGTGAAGCCGGAGGAGGTGAAGCTCGAGTCCATCTCAGTCTCCCTGTCCAGTGCGTACATATTCTCCTGGTCCGTCGAGGGGGATGGTGAAAAGGACAAGGCGGTGGTGTTTTCGGAGGACCGCATAGTCCTCAGGGCAACGCAGGACAAGAACCTTAGCGTCCCCGTAACCAAGGCCCTCCTGAACGACGGCTCGATTATCCACGTCACGGAGCGTGAGGTGGAGGTTCCCCTCAGTCCAAGCGAGGCGGTCTTCGTCCTTAAAGCCGTCGCCGCAAAGGAGCTCGGCGTTCCAGAGGGCCGGGTGACCATCCATGAGAGGAAGAAAGTCTACGTTCCCAAAGAGGCCAGACTCGAGGTCCGGGTGGGTGAAAACCTGGCCAGTGCCAGGGTCGATCTGGAGCGCGGAGAGGTAACCTTCGAGATGAACCCCCTGCCCGATGACTACTTCGTTGAGAGGGTTCGGGACATCGTTCGGAAGCAGACGGGGGAGGAAATCGGCGAGTACGAGCTCAAGAGAACAAACGGGAAGGTTAAGGTATCCGGAAAGACGGAGCGCTTCTCATTCGAGGCCCAGTTCAACGGCTACACAGGCAGGCTTCTTGGGATGGAGGCCCTCATGAGCGACGACGCCCTCAACGAACTACTGAGAAACGCCTATCCGCAGGGCAGGGTCATCAACCTCGAGAAGGGCAAGAAGGCCGCCATCGCGGACATACTGCTTGAGGGGGGCGTGGCCGTTGTCAGCGTCGATCTCACAGACGGCAGCTATGAGGAAGTTAGGAGGCTCCCATCGCCCGAAGACGCCTTCGAAAACGCCCGGACTGTCATAGAGGGCAACTTTCCGCTGAGAGACCTGGTTATGGAATCATACCGTGTGCTGGAGCACAAGTACCTGGAGCTGGTTCTTGAGAGCGCCGATGGAAAGGCCGTCGTGAAGGTGGACGGCTCGACGGGGGACGTCCTCGACTACCTCGTCGAGGTGACGCCCGAGAGGGCGAAGGAGATAGTCTCCGAGAAGTATCCCGACTTTGAGATAAAGTCCATCGAGGGAACCGAAACCGAGTACACCGTTACCGCCGAGAACGACCGCCACATGGTAACCGTCAGAGTCAGCAGGGACGGAAAGCTCATCGAGGAGACTGACCGTGTTCTGAGAAGGGACCTAGCCGAGAGGATGGCAGTCGAGGCCGCGAAGGAGATAGACGAGGAGGCTGTGATAAGGTCGGTAACGCTCAACGAGAACTGGGAGGTCGAATTCGCCGGAAGAACGAAGGTCGGGAGGTTCGTCCTCCACAGAACCACTGGGGAAGTTCTGAAGAGCGACGTCCGCTTCACGGAGATGGCGATAAAGGAGTCCTACCTCGCGCATGTGAGGGAGAAATACAAGGAAGAACGGCCCGCGGTGGAGCGCCTCGTCCTCTACGAGGAGAGGGGCTACGTCCACATCAAGGTGGCGGGGAAGGAGACTCTCTACTACGCAAGGATAGACACAGGAACCGGGAAGATAATAAGTGAGGACAGGGCGCCGACAAAGGGAATAACGGCAAAGCTGAAGCAGCTTCAGCTGGACAGCAAATACAAGTGA
- a CDS encoding metallophosphoesterase: MKAGKLMALLVALLTIAAVPVSTVWAASSSVTPGEILVQPLPGIPAIGKPGDIVEIHPAEGVSIDSLQIVSILHGPYDLQIVGTENGVIKAKIPEDAVPDDYFLVVRSDKGEVTIPNGVWVMKDAPTVLRIAHGSDLHVTSGSKMGFVCGEYFQKSIPEILKYCEHPYAMHSYTAHDSFMTYYAMTGAGGENVVNLIISTGDDVDTNGDSEGYKMFDTGIIHGTAAGMPFIGIKGNHDHPPTYYTKYVGPRYFYEVIGNFLIIGLDSRGEERHPELEQLQWMENVLESHPNKTVIVLVHHPFWYTTPDGKWGGTIKGYTAFDDGDWNALTKFISWDWEGKNGEYDEIARTFLQLVEKYNIRLVLAGHIHKDKPVLYIDKEGNEHWFYTVTTTGAPDKTSNPPSKADQDRGYTVPSWYGSQVIYVYDNGTVKFPLAGDVLHEGISSLPIPQKFIVYRQNGEDGTAARFVNELGEEVSGPFVLEIPEGAKVDPEHTNITYTVLGEREIGGTYYMLLNVTVPQGVSQITVVKEADTQAPEVKIGYLSPGKPKPGRNFKVYIIAGDNVGIKEMKVQIISDGKVIAEYPAFSLKPISVDATYFTEVPGVDASSFTVKVTAVDFYGNTGEATYTVGGGSTSSPSQTTTEGGGSTCGPALIVGLALLPVLLRKRK, encoded by the coding sequence ATGAAGGCAGGCAAGCTTATGGCTCTTTTGGTGGCCCTGCTTACCATAGCGGCGGTTCCAGTGAGCACCGTCTGGGCCGCTTCAAGCAGCGTGACGCCGGGAGAGATCCTCGTTCAGCCGCTCCCGGGAATTCCAGCGATAGGAAAGCCCGGAGACATAGTTGAAATACACCCCGCCGAGGGGGTTTCCATCGATTCCCTTCAGATAGTCTCAATACTTCACGGGCCCTACGACCTCCAGATAGTGGGCACGGAGAACGGCGTCATCAAGGCCAAGATACCCGAGGACGCGGTGCCGGACGATTACTTCCTCGTCGTCAGGAGCGATAAGGGCGAGGTCACGATACCCAACGGCGTGTGGGTCATGAAGGACGCCCCGACGGTTCTCAGGATAGCCCACGGCAGCGACCTCCACGTCACGAGCGGCTCAAAGATGGGCTTCGTCTGCGGCGAGTACTTCCAGAAGAGCATCCCCGAGATACTCAAGTACTGCGAGCATCCCTACGCAATGCACAGCTACACCGCCCACGACAGCTTCATGACGTACTACGCAATGACCGGAGCGGGCGGCGAGAACGTGGTTAACCTCATAATAAGCACCGGCGACGACGTCGATACCAACGGCGACAGCGAAGGATACAAGATGTTCGACACGGGTATAATCCACGGCACCGCCGCTGGCATGCCCTTCATAGGCATCAAGGGCAACCACGACCACCCCCCGACCTACTACACCAAGTACGTTGGTCCAAGATACTTCTACGAGGTCATAGGCAACTTCCTCATAATAGGCCTGGACAGCCGCGGTGAGGAGAGGCACCCCGAACTCGAGCAGCTCCAGTGGATGGAGAACGTGCTTGAGAGCCACCCCAACAAGACGGTCATAGTCCTCGTCCACCACCCGTTCTGGTACACCACCCCCGACGGCAAGTGGGGCGGAACCATAAAGGGCTACACGGCCTTTGACGACGGCGACTGGAACGCCCTGACCAAGTTCATAAGCTGGGACTGGGAGGGCAAGAACGGCGAGTACGATGAAATAGCCAGAACCTTCCTCCAGCTCGTCGAGAAGTACAACATCAGGCTCGTCCTCGCCGGACACATCCACAAGGACAAGCCGGTTCTCTACATCGACAAGGAGGGCAACGAGCACTGGTTCTACACCGTCACCACCACCGGCGCACCCGACAAGACCAGCAACCCGCCGAGCAAAGCCGACCAGGACAGGGGATACACCGTCCCGAGCTGGTACGGTTCGCAGGTTATCTACGTCTACGACAACGGCACAGTGAAGTTCCCGCTCGCGGGGGACGTCCTCCACGAGGGCATAAGCTCCCTCCCGATACCGCAGAAGTTCATAGTTTACAGGCAGAACGGCGAGGATGGAACCGCGGCCAGGTTCGTGAACGAGCTCGGCGAGGAAGTCAGCGGCCCCTTCGTCCTCGAGATACCCGAGGGGGCCAAGGTGGATCCCGAGCACACCAACATAACCTACACCGTCCTGGGCGAGAGGGAGATTGGCGGCACCTACTACATGCTCCTCAACGTCACCGTTCCCCAGGGCGTCAGCCAGATAACCGTCGTCAAGGAAGCCGACACCCAGGCTCCGGAGGTCAAAATCGGCTACCTCTCCCCAGGCAAGCCAAAACCCGGGCGGAACTTCAAGGTTTACATAATCGCGGGTGACAACGTTGGAATCAAGGAAATGAAGGTCCAGATAATCTCCGACGGAAAGGTCATCGCGGAGTATCCAGCGTTCTCCCTGAAGCCCATCAGTGTCGATGCCACTTACTTCACCGAGGTTCCGGGAGTCGATGCCAGCAGCTTCACCGTGAAGGTCACCGCCGTGGACTTCTACGGCAACACCGGCGAGGCGACCTACACCGTGGGAGGAGGCAGCACCAGCAGCCCGAGCCAGACGACCACCGAGGGCGGGGGAAGCACCTGCGGCCCGGCCCTCATCGTGGGCCTCGCACTCCTCCCGGTTCTCCTCAGGAAGAGGAAGTGA
- a CDS encoding DUF447 domain-containing protein has protein sequence MRGFLEFLNEGQVYEVLLVTRSNATPVGVVRRGNKLFFKLFGGKSAGELREHPYASVQVTNDVELIVKLALNLPVELEFENMGAHRWIRGLPGVYGPVTFTEEAHEDYLGKTTVLRCSLEPEGTIDGILPPKPPSRADWHLLEMAVDFTRWEVAMRNGKTEAAGKLRGRIIENYSSYRRFGGSSELAEIMRAALDEDG, from the coding sequence ATGCGTGGATTTCTGGAGTTCCTCAACGAGGGGCAGGTCTACGAGGTTCTGCTCGTCACGAGGTCAAATGCCACCCCAGTGGGCGTTGTAAGGAGAGGGAACAAGCTGTTTTTCAAACTCTTCGGTGGAAAGAGCGCAGGTGAGCTGAGGGAGCATCCATACGCGTCGGTGCAGGTGACCAACGACGTTGAGCTGATCGTAAAGCTCGCCCTCAACCTGCCGGTGGAGCTTGAGTTCGAGAACATGGGGGCGCACAGGTGGATACGGGGACTCCCGGGGGTGTACGGACCGGTCACGTTCACCGAGGAAGCCCACGAGGATTATCTCGGGAAAACCACCGTTTTGAGGTGTTCGCTGGAGCCGGAGGGAACCATCGATGGAATACTGCCCCCCAAACCTCCGAGCAGGGCCGACTGGCACCTCCTGGAGATGGCCGTGGACTTCACCCGGTGGGAGGTGGCGATGAGGAACGGGAAGACGGAGGCCGCCGGGAAGCTGCGAGGAAGGATAATCGAGAACTATTCATCCTACCGGCGGTTTGGGGGGAGCTCGGAACTGGCGGAGATTATGAGGGCGGCACTGGACGAAGATGGGTAA
- a CDS encoding ABC transporter ATP-binding protein: MVDVKLENIVKTFGETVALKGIDLHIKAGELFTLLGPSGCGKSTTLRIIAGLDFPDSGTIHFGDEEVTYLPSSKRGAVLVFQNYALWPHMTVFDNVAYGLKLKKLPKDEIKKKVEWALELVKLEGFADRYPTQLSGGQQQRVAIARALVVEPKVLLLDEPLSNLDAKLRLEMRSEIRRIQRELGITVIYVTHDQEEAMAISDRIAVMNVGTVEQVGTPKEIYETPRTEFVASFMGKTNVIPAKVVERNGDRVSVEFEGIRLDGLHYTDKSDDVVIVIRPERIKLKPVENAVSFTGTVDLIEYYGFFIEVVGLFGDTRIIARTISDREIAGLRPLQQVTFYVERDDIIVLPKQRL; the protein is encoded by the coding sequence ATGGTTGACGTCAAGCTTGAGAACATCGTCAAAACCTTCGGAGAAACGGTTGCCCTTAAGGGGATAGACCTTCACATAAAGGCAGGGGAGCTCTTCACCCTGCTCGGACCGAGCGGGTGTGGAAAGTCCACGACGCTGAGAATCATAGCAGGTCTGGACTTCCCGGACAGCGGCACAATACACTTCGGCGACGAGGAGGTCACCTACCTCCCGTCCAGCAAGCGCGGTGCGGTGCTCGTCTTCCAGAACTACGCCCTGTGGCCCCACATGACGGTCTTCGACAACGTCGCCTATGGTCTGAAGCTCAAGAAGCTTCCAAAGGACGAGATAAAGAAGAAGGTGGAGTGGGCCCTCGAACTCGTCAAGCTCGAGGGCTTCGCGGACCGCTACCCGACCCAGCTTTCCGGAGGTCAGCAGCAGCGTGTCGCGATAGCTAGAGCTTTGGTCGTCGAGCCCAAGGTTCTCCTCCTCGACGAGCCGCTGAGCAACCTCGACGCCAAGCTCAGGCTTGAGATGCGTTCGGAGATAAGGAGAATCCAGCGCGAGCTCGGTATCACCGTCATCTACGTCACCCACGACCAGGAGGAGGCCATGGCCATAAGCGACAGGATTGCCGTCATGAACGTCGGAACCGTCGAGCAGGTGGGAACACCGAAGGAGATATACGAGACTCCGAGGACTGAATTCGTCGCCAGCTTCATGGGCAAGACCAACGTCATCCCGGCCAAAGTTGTCGAGAGGAACGGCGACCGCGTTTCCGTCGAGTTCGAGGGCATAAGGCTCGACGGCCTCCACTACACTGACAAGAGCGACGACGTCGTCATAGTCATCAGGCCTGAGAGGATAAAGCTCAAGCCCGTCGAGAACGCGGTCTCATTCACCGGAACCGTTGACCTCATCGAGTACTACGGATTCTTCATCGAGGTCGTCGGTCTCTTCGGGGACACCAGGATCATCGCCAGAACCATCAGCGACAGGGAGATAGCGGGACTCAGGCCGCTCCAGCAGGTGACGTTCTACGTCGAGAGGGACGACATCATCGTCCTCCCGAAGCAGCGGCTTTAA